Proteins co-encoded in one Nicotiana sylvestris chromosome 7, ASM39365v2, whole genome shotgun sequence genomic window:
- the LOC104210523 gene encoding uncharacterized protein — translation MTQDQIDVRQHGVAVDQKKQKIKCNYCHKVVSGFTRLKYHLGGVRGDVTPCLEAPTLVKEAMKAELHEKKNGNLIKEVEQLYHPNLPLKRNWCPREGDGEPNKTDLTQCSENGSKKHNRVNSKVAGSSVVDSSSREISRSIGRFFYEEGIDFDAIRSPSFRKMVKATLSPGKTIIFPSCHELKGRILQDAVEEMQQYATKIRNSWASTGCSILLDGWVDSKGRNLINILVYCPRGTIYLRSSDISSINNNVDAMQVFFEEVIEEVGVENVVQIVAYSTAAACMMEAGKKLMEKLKTVFWTVDASHCMELMLQKFTAIDTIQQVLEKAKSLTQFIYSNATLLKLLRDACPDELVSPSKIRSIVPFMTLENIVSQKEHLIRMFQSSDSNLASTSEGKRMSEMVKDESFWTEALMAVKATIPLVEIIKLLNSTNKPLVGFIYDTIDQAKETIKKEFKEKKSHYARFWKAIDDVWDEYLHSHLHASGYFLNPSLFYSSDFYTDVEVSCGLCYCVVRMTEDRHIQDKITLQIDEYRMGRGTFHFGSFKEKLSNISPAIWWSQYGGHCPELQRLAVRILSQTCNGASHYRLKRSLVEKLFTQGRNLIEQQRMRDLVFVHCNLQLQAFDPEGRNDITDDVIDPMDEWIVGKGPNLMSENTELTWKNLDLGSRKGNGNFCVEEPIIHVKEEEADNCI, via the exons ATGACTCAAGATCAAATTGATGTTCGTCAACATGGTGTAGCAGTTGATCAGAAGAAGCAAAAAATCAAGTGCAACTATTGTCATAAAGTTGTTTCTGGGTTTACCCGGCTTAAATACCACTTAGGAGGCGTTCGAGGAGATGTCACTCCTTGCTTGGAGGCTCCTACACTTGTCAAAGAAGCAATGAAAGCCGAGCTGCATGAGAAGAAAAACGGCAATTTGATCAAGGAGGTTGAGCAGCTTTACCACCCAAATCTTCCGTTGAAGCGGAACTGGTGCCCCCGAGAAGGTGATGGTGAACCAAATAAGACAGATCTCACTCAGTGTTCTGAAAATGGAAGTAAAAAGCATAATAGAGTGAATTCAAAAGTAGCTGGTAGTTCTGTTGTAGATTCATCCTCACGAGAGATTTCGAGATCTATAGGGAGATTTTTTTATGAAGAAGGAATTGACTTTGACGCTATTAGATCACCTAGCTTCCGGAAGATGGTAAAAGCCACCCTTAGTCCTGGGAAGACAATAATATTCCCAAGTTGTCACGAGTTGAAAGGGCGGATCCTTCAGGACGCAGTGGAAGAGATGCAACAATATGCAACGAAGATAAGAAATTCATGGGCAAGTACAGGATGTAGCATCTTGCTAGACGGATGGGTAGATTCAAAGGGTCGAAATCTGATTAATATCCTAGTTTACTGCCCAAGAGGCACCATTTACCTTCGGTCATCAGATATCTCATCTATCAATAACAATGTTGATGCCATGCAAGTGTTCTTCGAGGAAGTTATTGAGGAAGTTGGAGTTGAAAATGTGGTCCAAATAGTTGCATACTCGACAGCTGCTGCCTGCATGATGGAAGCAGGCAAGAAACTAATGGAAAAACTTAAGACAGTTTTTTGGACAGTAGATGCTTCTCATTGCATGGAACTTATGTTACAGAAATTCACAGCGATAGACACGATACAACAAGTTCTGGAGAAGGCAAAATCTCTGACACAATTTATTTACAGCAATGCTACACTCCTAAAGCTTCTGAGAGATGCTTGTCCTGATGAGCTAGTAAGCCCTTCAAAGATAAGGTCGATTGTGCCCTTCATGACTCTTGAGAACATTGTATCACAGAAAGAACACTTGATTAGGATGTTTCAGTCTTCTGATTCGAATTTGGCTTCCACAAGTGAGGGTAAAAGAATGTCAGAAATGGTCAAAGATGAATCCTTTTGGACTGAGGCTTTGATGGCTGTGAAGGCAACCATTCCCCTTGTGGAAATTATAAAATTGCTAAATAGTACTAATAAGCCACTAGTTGGTTTTATATATGACACAATAGATCAAGCTAAAGAGACAATCAAAAAGgaattcaaagagaagaaatccCATTATGCAAGATTTTGGAAAGCCATAGATGACGTGTGGGATGAATACCTCCACAGTCATCTCCATGCTTCGGGTTACTTTTTGAACCCAAGCCTCTTTTATTCAAGTGACTTCTACACTGATGTGGAAGTTTCCTGTGGCCTTTGTTACTGTGTTGTTCGCATGACAGAAGATCGTCATATACAGGATAAGATCACGCTGCAAATTGATGAGTATCGCATGGGGAGGGGCACATTTCATTTTGGTAGCTTCAAAGAGAAGTTATCAAATATTTCCCCAG CAATTTGGTGGTCACAATATGGTGGTCATTGTCCCGAACTGCAAAGGCTTGCTGTTCGAATCCTTAGTCAGACGTGCAATGGTGCTTCACATTATAGGCTAAAAAGGAGCTTGGTTGAGAAATTATTTACACAAGGGAGGAATCTGATAGAGCAGCAGAGGATGCGTGATTTGGTATTTGTCCATTGTAATTTGCAATTACAAGCTTTTGATCCAGAAGGAAGGAATGACATTACAGATGATGTCATTGATCCCATGGATGAGTGGATAGTTGGGAAAGGGCCTAATTTGATGTCTGAAAACACTGAACTGACATGGAAGAATTTAGACTTGGGAAGCAGAAAAGGTAATGGAAATTTTTGTGTGGAAGAACCTATTATTCATGTAAAGGAGGAAGAGGCAGATAATTGTATATAG